One region of Syntrophobacter fumaroxidans MPOB genomic DNA includes:
- a CDS encoding efflux transporter outer membrane subunit, giving the protein MRRFALTALAVLLAGCTLGPDYRRPAVDVMPSYRFEERETRDTANTDWWKEFQDPVLDSLIAEALANNRNVRIAAANIDQAAGVLMQTRAPLFPQVSYSGSATRRRASERGSDVLSGFVSNPRNSFELLAGANWEIDLWGRIRRLSEAARANLLASEEARRGVVLSLVASVAGTYIQLRGLDDQLEISRRTLAVYGESLRLFELQFAHGQVSQMTVEQARSQYETAAATIPQIESQIAQTENGLSTLLGRNPGPVDRGKSIRELTPPAIPSGLPSQLLERRPDLAQAEQNLIAANAQIGAAKALYFPAISLTAALGTQSSELSDLFKGPARTWSYAGSFTGPIFTAGAIAGQVKQAEAMQKAALESYQNAILNAFSDVESALVARRKLSEQLEAQEALVRTLKEYDRLAWLQYNGGYTPYLTVLTAETQLFPAELTTSEVRTALMAAYVNIYKVMGGGWVNRADALTREAPAAAPLGLDPPAAAASTASSKAKTEE; this is encoded by the coding sequence ATGCGCCGTTTCGCCCTCACGGCCCTTGCCGTCCTCCTTGCCGGCTGTACGCTCGGTCCCGACTATCGCCGCCCCGCCGTGGACGTCATGCCGTCCTACCGCTTCGAAGAGCGGGAAACGCGCGACACGGCCAACACCGACTGGTGGAAGGAGTTCCAGGACCCGGTGCTGGATTCGCTCATTGCCGAAGCGCTTGCCAACAACAGGAACGTCAGGATCGCCGCCGCCAACATCGATCAGGCGGCCGGAGTGCTGATGCAGACCCGCGCTCCGCTCTTTCCCCAGGTGAGCTACAGCGGGAGCGCAACGCGGCGGCGAGCGAGCGAACGCGGTTCCGACGTCCTGTCCGGCTTTGTTTCCAACCCTCGGAACTCCTTCGAGCTGCTGGCCGGGGCCAACTGGGAGATCGATCTGTGGGGACGCATCCGAAGGCTGTCCGAGGCCGCGCGGGCGAACCTGCTGGCGAGCGAGGAAGCCCGTCGCGGGGTGGTGCTCTCCCTGGTGGCCTCCGTTGCGGGCACATACATTCAGCTTCGCGGACTCGACGACCAACTCGAGATTTCACGGCGCACGCTCGCCGTTTACGGGGAGTCGCTCCGGCTGTTCGAGCTGCAGTTCGCCCATGGGCAGGTCTCGCAAATGACCGTGGAGCAGGCCCGTTCGCAGTACGAGACGGCGGCGGCCACGATCCCGCAGATCGAGTCGCAGATCGCTCAGACCGAAAACGGTCTGTCCACCCTGCTCGGCCGAAACCCCGGCCCCGTCGATCGGGGGAAATCCATTCGCGAGTTGACACCGCCGGCTATCCCTTCGGGACTCCCGTCGCAGCTGCTGGAGCGCCGCCCCGACCTGGCGCAGGCCGAGCAGAACCTCATTGCCGCCAACGCTCAAATTGGAGCGGCCAAGGCTCTCTACTTTCCCGCCATCTCGCTCACCGCCGCCCTAGGCACCCAGAGCTCCGAGCTCTCCGATCTTTTCAAGGGACCCGCAAGAACCTGGAGTTACGCGGGGTCTTTCACGGGACCGATTTTCACGGCCGGGGCCATCGCCGGACAGGTGAAGCAGGCCGAAGCCATGCAAAAGGCGGCTCTTGAGAGCTATCAAAATGCGATTTTGAACGCATTCAGCGATGTCGAAAGTGCACTCGTCGCGCGCCGGAAGCTCTCGGAACAACTGGAGGCCCAGGAGGCGCTCGTGAGGACGCTCAAGGAATACGACCGCCTGGCCTGGCTGCAGTACAACGGGGGATACACGCCTTACCTCACGGTACTCACCGCCGAGACGCAGCTTTTCCCCGCGGAGCTCACCACCTCCGAGGTGAGGACCGCCTTGATGGCGGCGTATGTGAATATTTACAAAGTCATGGGAGGAGGCTGGGTGAACAGGGCGGATGCGCTTACCCGGGAAGCCCCCGCGGCCGCGCCTTTGGGGCTCGACCCCCCTGCCGCGGCCGCCTCGACGGCTTCCTCGAAGGCCAAAACTGAAGAGTGA
- a CDS encoding 4Fe-4S dicluster domain-containing protein, which produces MKALIEADGIVEQVLNVVAPGQPVSRRRVLKLCGATIAGMASWHFFGMGGGISAPLIITEQAGGLVVADPTRCVGCRRCELACTEFNDGKSSPGTARIKVRRNLNFGPAGLYTGQCTDGNWGSGLIVQDFCKQCPHPVPCADACPNAAIEVKPPVNARVVNPDRCTGCKVCLKACPWEMMSFDPETNKATKCFLCEGKPKCVEACPAEALTYVSWVDLTGKVPSRTTPVSNRSVACIDCHK; this is translated from the coding sequence ATGAAAGCGCTTATTGAGGCCGACGGAATCGTTGAGCAAGTCCTGAACGTTGTAGCACCCGGGCAGCCCGTTTCGAGAAGGAGGGTGTTGAAGCTTTGCGGGGCCACGATCGCCGGGATGGCTTCGTGGCACTTCTTTGGAATGGGCGGCGGAATCAGTGCTCCGCTGATCATCACGGAACAGGCCGGCGGACTGGTGGTCGCCGATCCCACGAGATGTGTCGGCTGCCGCAGATGCGAACTTGCCTGCACCGAGTTCAACGACGGAAAATCATCCCCCGGGACAGCCCGGATAAAGGTGAGGCGAAATTTGAATTTCGGCCCCGCGGGGCTCTACACCGGGCAATGCACCGACGGGAACTGGGGAAGCGGCCTGATCGTTCAGGACTTTTGCAAGCAGTGTCCCCATCCCGTTCCCTGTGCCGACGCCTGTCCCAATGCAGCCATCGAAGTGAAACCGCCCGTGAACGCCAGGGTCGTCAACCCGGACAGGTGCACCGGCTGCAAAGTATGCCTGAAAGCCTGTCCGTGGGAGATGATGTCGTTCGATCCGGAAACAAACAAGGCCACCAAGTGTTTTCTGTGCGAAGGCAAGCCGAAATGCGTGGAGGCATGTCCGGCGGAGGCGCTGACGTACGTGTCCTGGGTTGACCTGACCGGCAAGGTCCCGTCCCGGACGACTCCCGTTTCGAATCGATCCGTGGCATGCATCGATTGCCACAAGTGA
- a CDS encoding aldehyde ferredoxin oxidoreductase, with protein MGKMPQYGGWAGKVLRVDLSTGRITTEDTVEKYKDYIGGTGLGYKVLWDEVAPETRAFDPENKIVFATGPLAGTSAPCNGRTAITTLWPTCWPKHLVGSGHMGGHFAAELKYAGFDGVIVEGRADHPVWLAIADGKVEIRDARRLWGQGIRRTTLEISRQMGPEAVVAAIGQAGENMVPMSVIINSVSHSGAGGAVMGSKNLKAIGVRGTGSIRIAGNREEWEKAVRYHLSLIGANNQIVVPSSPQPWAEHYNPGSRWVASRGRTWGAANPPIETGSCEPQNLNRIAYRTNNAAFFLGEQAWRYTVRGNGCTGCPIRCHTMIKVPTVASKYGIPEIGQSTCVRMIFGKWFFKSFPDGPLGETSIEAAMVGMHLADDLGLWDNYGQLQRDFQKCYSEGIFQSKVGEKEFRRYSWDKFEKGDPAFLFELLPRIAGKDGELASALGLGTGFMLEGWGISEEAWKSDRTLQYWKLGHPKHHSNEDAGQCGVIINTQYNRDAQCHSHTNFTRNGLPLEIQKRLAADLWGSDAAVDAAGDFTPMNVYKAKMAKWALLRKELHDSISLCNWMGPWSSSPLKERGYKGDDTLESLLYSLVTGDRKSPRELDEVAERIFVLHRALTIRGMGTREMRAKHDTIPDWVYGDDKDRIPFTKGTIQMDKDDIRKAMQMFYEEAGWDKETGVPTGATYRRLGLSDVEEKLAKKRLTA; from the coding sequence ATGGGCAAAATGCCTCAATATGGCGGATGGGCGGGAAAGGTGCTGCGGGTTGACTTGTCTACCGGTCGTATCACCACGGAAGACACCGTCGAAAAATACAAGGACTACATCGGTGGCACGGGACTGGGATACAAGGTCCTCTGGGACGAAGTCGCGCCGGAGACCAGGGCTTTCGACCCCGAAAACAAGATCGTCTTTGCCACCGGTCCGCTGGCCGGCACCAGCGCGCCCTGCAACGGAAGGACCGCCATCACCACGCTGTGGCCGACCTGCTGGCCGAAACACCTGGTCGGTTCAGGGCACATGGGCGGCCATTTCGCGGCGGAGCTGAAATATGCCGGGTTCGACGGCGTCATCGTTGAAGGCCGGGCCGACCATCCGGTCTGGCTCGCCATTGCCGACGGCAAGGTGGAAATCAGGGATGCCCGCCGGCTTTGGGGACAGGGCATTCGGCGGACCACCCTTGAAATCTCCAGGCAGATGGGTCCCGAGGCGGTGGTGGCCGCAATCGGCCAGGCCGGGGAAAACATGGTCCCGATGTCCGTCATCATCAATTCGGTTTCCCATTCGGGCGCAGGCGGCGCGGTGATGGGTTCTAAGAACCTCAAGGCCATCGGCGTCCGAGGCACCGGCAGCATCCGTATCGCCGGGAACAGGGAGGAATGGGAAAAGGCCGTCAGATACCATCTGTCGCTTATCGGGGCCAACAACCAGATCGTGGTGCCCAGCAGTCCGCAGCCGTGGGCGGAACATTACAACCCGGGCAGCCGATGGGTCGCCTCGCGTGGGCGAACCTGGGGTGCCGCAAACCCGCCCATCGAAACCGGGTCATGCGAACCGCAAAACCTCAATCGAATTGCCTATAGAACGAACAACGCCGCCTTTTTCCTCGGCGAGCAGGCCTGGCGATACACGGTGAGAGGCAACGGCTGCACCGGCTGTCCGATACGGTGCCACACCATGATCAAAGTCCCCACAGTCGCTTCGAAGTACGGGATCCCGGAAATCGGGCAGAGCACCTGTGTGCGCATGATCTTCGGCAAGTGGTTTTTCAAGAGCTTCCCGGATGGTCCCCTGGGCGAGACTTCCATCGAGGCGGCCATGGTCGGCATGCACCTTGCCGACGACCTCGGGTTGTGGGACAACTACGGACAGCTTCAGCGCGATTTCCAGAAGTGTTACAGCGAAGGAATTTTTCAGAGCAAAGTGGGCGAAAAGGAATTTCGGAGGTACTCCTGGGATAAGTTTGAAAAAGGTGATCCCGCCTTCCTGTTCGAACTGCTTCCGAGGATTGCCGGCAAGGACGGTGAGTTGGCGTCGGCTCTTGGCCTGGGGACCGGATTCATGCTGGAAGGGTGGGGAATTTCCGAAGAGGCATGGAAGAGCGATCGCACCCTCCAATACTGGAAACTGGGGCACCCCAAGCACCATTCCAATGAGGATGCGGGCCAGTGCGGCGTCATTATCAACACGCAATACAATCGTGACGCTCAGTGCCATTCCCACACCAATTTCACTCGAAACGGGCTCCCGCTGGAGATCCAGAAAAGGCTGGCCGCCGACCTTTGGGGTTCGGATGCCGCGGTCGATGCGGCGGGGGACTTCACGCCCATGAACGTCTATAAGGCCAAAATGGCAAAATGGGCGCTGTTGAGAAAGGAACTGCACGACTCGATTTCCCTCTGCAACTGGATGGGGCCATGGTCCTCATCACCGCTCAAGGAGCGCGGGTATAAGGGGGACGATACCCTGGAGTCGCTGCTTTACAGTCTTGTGACCGGGGACAGGAAGTCGCCCCGGGAACTCGACGAGGTCGCCGAACGGATATTCGTGCTCCACCGCGCCCTGACCATCCGAGGCATGGGAACCAGGGAGATGCGCGCAAAACACGATACCATCCCGGATTGGGTCTATGGGGACGACAAGGACCGTATCCCCTTCACCAAGGGCACGATTCAGATGGACAAAGACGACATCCGGAAGGCGATGCAGATGTTCTACGAAGAAGCGGGCTGGGACAAGGAGACCGGCGTCCCCACCGGGGCAACCTATCGCCGGCTGGGGCTCTCTGACGTTGAGGAGAAACTGGCCAAGAAAAGGCTGACCGCGTGA
- a CDS encoding ABC transporter permease → MPWKTKPVRSGNLVLWNTLLLAFREIRRNVMRSVLTILGIVIGVAAVIVMVTIGGGATVQVKQQIASMGSNLLMVTPGKRLGPGQSTGSIPFKESDAAAIAREVNAVKAVAPLSTQSAKAVFGNQNWSTQVAGSNNRYLQVTNRSIQSGRQFTDSEVRSGAAVCIIGETVRAKLFGGQGAIGEKIRLHGTSTSTSTSAGTSTSGSTGTGSSSGSSGSGTSTGGTTTTTSTNLSCEVIGLLAAKGQSTMGTDQDDFVVIPLAAYQRRLAGNQDVGIIQVSVEEGVSTEKVRQDIVRLLRERRHLSPSDDDNFNVMDMKEIVKMLTGTTQMMTALLSAVAAVSLLVGGIGIMNIMLVSVTERTREIGIRLAVGALESEVLMQFLVEAVVLSSFGGVIGIVLALTTSVWLAGVLHVPFVFNAGIVVLAFLFSAAVGVIFGYFPALKAARLDPIEALRHE, encoded by the coding sequence ATGCCCTGGAAGACGAAGCCCGTGCGCAGCGGAAACCTGGTGCTCTGGAACACCCTGCTCCTCGCATTCCGTGAAATCCGGCGCAATGTCATGCGTTCGGTGCTGACCATCCTCGGCATCGTCATCGGCGTTGCCGCCGTGATCGTCATGGTCACCATCGGCGGGGGCGCCACGGTGCAGGTCAAACAGCAGATCGCGAGCATGGGCAGCAACCTGCTCATGGTCACGCCGGGGAAAAGACTCGGTCCGGGCCAGTCCACCGGCAGTATTCCCTTCAAGGAATCCGACGCCGCGGCCATCGCCAGGGAGGTCAACGCCGTCAAGGCGGTGGCCCCGCTTTCGACCCAGTCGGCCAAAGCCGTCTTCGGGAACCAGAACTGGTCGACCCAGGTTGCCGGGAGCAACAACCGGTATCTACAGGTCACGAACCGCTCAATCCAGTCGGGCAGGCAATTCACCGACAGCGAAGTGCGCAGCGGCGCGGCCGTCTGTATCATCGGGGAAACCGTTCGAGCAAAGCTCTTCGGAGGGCAGGGGGCGATCGGGGAAAAGATCCGGCTGCACGGCACCAGCACCAGTACGAGTACCAGTGCCGGTACGAGCACCAGCGGCAGCACCGGTACCGGCAGCAGCAGCGGGAGCAGCGGCAGCGGCACCAGTACCGGCGGCACCACCACCACCACGAGCACTAACCTTTCCTGCGAGGTGATCGGTCTTCTGGCGGCAAAAGGACAGAGCACCATGGGCACCGATCAGGACGATTTCGTTGTGATCCCTCTGGCCGCCTATCAGCGACGCCTTGCCGGGAATCAGGATGTCGGTATCATCCAGGTTTCCGTCGAGGAAGGCGTCTCTACGGAAAAAGTCCGGCAGGATATTGTGCGCCTGCTGCGGGAGCGCCGTCATCTCTCGCCGAGCGACGATGACAATTTCAATGTCATGGACATGAAGGAGATCGTCAAAATGCTCACCGGGACCACTCAGATGATGACGGCCCTGCTCAGCGCCGTGGCGGCGGTGAGCCTGCTGGTGGGTGGGATCGGCATCATGAACATCATGCTGGTGTCGGTGACCGAGCGCACCCGGGAGATCGGCATCCGCCTCGCCGTCGGCGCGCTCGAGAGCGAGGTGCTCATGCAGTTCCTTGTGGAGGCGGTTGTTCTTTCCTCCTTCGGCGGTGTGATCGGGATCGTGCTGGCGCTCACCACCTCCGTCTGGCTGGCCGGAGTCTTACACGTCCCCTTTGTCTTCAATGCGGGCATCGTGGTGCTTGCATTCCTTTTTTCCGCGGCGGTGGGCGTGATCTTCGGTTATTTCCCCGCGCTCAAAGCCGCCCGCCTGGATCCCATCGAGGCTTTGCGGCACGAGTAA